Within the Arthrobacter caoxuetaonis genome, the region GCAGCGCGGAAACCGCCGTCGGGATGCGGCTGGAGGTCGTACGCCAGATAGTCCAGCAGCAGCGGGTTCCAATGTCCGGCGAACGCGGGATGGGGGCGCCAGAAATCGAGATACTCCTCGTGGGAGGCAAACGGCTGCCCGAGCCGCTCTGCGGCGGAGCCCAGGACGGCCTGCACTACCTGTTCGTCGCTGAGTCCCGCTGGAACATCCAGCGGCAGTCCGCCGTCGATCAGCACCAGCGACTGCACCAGTCCGGGATGCAGGTTCGCCAGCACCAAGGCGGCAAAGGCACCCATGGAGTGGCCGGCGACGACGGCGCGCGGCACCTTCAGCGCGTCCAGGACGGCTGCCAGGTCCTCGGCATGGACCGGCATTCCGTAGGGCCCGGGCAACGTGTTGCTCCTTCCGCGGCCGCGCAAATCCGGTGCGATGAATCGGAACTCGGGCAGGGCCCCGGCCACCATCCCCCAGGTGCGGTGGGAGGCAGTGACACCGTGGATGGCCAGGACCGTGGGAGCACCGGGGTCATCCGGCCCCCAGACACCGGTGCGCAGCAGTCCGCCGCGTACCGGGACGTCGATGCTCATGTAGGCAGTCATCGCGCACTCCACCCCCCGTCCATCGTGTAGGAGGCACCGGTGACCATTCCGGCGCCCGGTCCGGCAAGCCAAGCCGCGAGGGATGCGACTTCCTCCGGCTCCACCAGGCGTTTGACCGCTGATTCCGTGAGCATGATGGAGGCCACCACCTCCTCTTCCGGAATCGAATGGATCCGGGCCTGGTCCGCGATCTGGGTTTCGACCAGCGGGGTACGCACATAGGCCGGGTTGATGCAGTTGGACGTCACGCCGTGTGGCCCGCCTTCCAGCGCGGTGACTTTGGACAGCCCCTCCAACGCGTGCTTGGCGCTGACGTACGCACTCTTGAAGGCGGAAGCGCGCAGTCCGTGGACGGACGAAATATTGATGACGCGCCCGAAGCCGCGTTCATACATACCCGGCAGGACGGCACGGATCAGCAGGAACGGAGATTCGACCATTAGCCGGTGCACCAGGCGGAACGTGTCCGGATCGTATTCGTGGATGGGGTTGATCCGCTGGATGCCGGCGTTGTTGACCAGGATGTCAGCTTCCAGGGACAGGTCTTCGAGGGCGTGCGTATCGCTGAGGTCGACTTCCCAGGCCGTTCCTCCCGTTTCGGCCGCCACCCGGGCGGCCGCCTCCTTGTTGATGTCGGCCACGGTCACTTTGGCACCGAGAGCGGCGAAGGTGCGTGCGCACGCTTCGCCGATGCCGGACCCTGCTCCCGTGATGAGTGCCGTCCGCCCGTCCAGCGACGGCCCGCTGAGTGCATCCGTTGTCATTCTCCAGCTCCTTTACCGGGCGCAACCGGCGCCATTCCGCGTTCGATGAAGCGCATCATTTCTTCAAACTCCGCTTCCGGAATCTCGGCGACGGCACCTGCCTCGGTGTCGGCTTCCTTATTCCAGAGCACCCACCGCATCCCGAGCATCTCCCCGATGCCCATCAGCGCCCACGCCACGGTGTCCACGTCCATCTCCCGGATGTCACCGGCCTCGCGGGCGGCTTTCAGGCCTTCCACGTAGCCGTTGACGATCCGCGTGTAATGCATGCGCAGCGCACCGGGTGAGACAAACTCTGCCTGCCGGATGATCCTGTACAGCGCCGGGTGTTCGGCGGTGAACCGGAAGAAGGCACGGAAACCGGCACGCTCGGCGTCGATCCGGTTTCCTGCTGCCCTGGCGGCCTCGGTCATGGCATGCCGGACGCGGCGGTTCAGGTCCTCGACCACCTCGTCGAAGATCGCCTGCTTACCCTCGAAGTAGAGGTAGAAGGTCCCCAGCCCTACACCTGCCTCTTCGGTGATCTTCACGATCGACGCATCGTGGTAGCCCAGCGACCCGAAGACCTCTTCAGCTGCGGCGACCAGCCGTGCCCTGGTGCGGGTGCCCCGGGCGGTTCGCGGTGTTGTGCTCATGCGTTGTCCTGACGGTGGGAGACGGGTCCTGCGGGTTGGTCGTGGAGGGAGGTGGCCGGGACCCCGGGTTCCGGTTTCCCCAGCCGTGACCTGGCGATCTTGTGCAGCGAGGTGCGGGGCAGCCCGTCCACGAAGGAGATTCGGGAGGGGACCTTGAAGCGCGCCAGCCGGGCAGAGCAGTGTTCGAGCAGCTCGAGGGCATCGGCTGCGGTACCCGGGCGGCGGACCACATAGGCGATCCCCGTTTCACCCCACTGGGGATCGGGCACCGAGGTCACTGCCGCCTCCGCCACCGCGGGGTGCTCGCGCAGGACAGCTTCGACTTCGGCGGGAGCAACGTTCTCGCCGCCCGAAATGTAGATGTCCTTTAACCGGTCGATGACGCGCAGATAACCGTCCGCATCGCGCTCCACCAGGTCTCCGGTGTGCAGCCACCCGCCCGCGAGCGCCGCGGCGGTCGCTTCAGGGTTCCGGAAGTAGCCCTGGAAAACCCCGGGGCCGGCGACGAGGAGTTCCCCCGTGCAGGGGCCCGCCTGCAGTTCTCCGGTCACCGGGTCCGCAACTGCGACATCGACGTGCGGATACGGTTTGCCTGCCATGCCGATCCGGGCTTCGGCTTCTTCCTCCGGCAGGCACAGCACGTTGGGGCCCGCTTCGCTCAGTCCGTACCCCTGTGCCAGTGCGACGCCCCGGGAGTGCCAGGTGCGCAGCAGCGGAGCGGGCATGGGCGCCCCGCCCACGACGGCGCGGCCCAGGCTGGAAAGGTCCGCGGACGCGAAGCGCGGGTGGGAGGCCAGCATCAGGTAGTTCGCGGGGACACCCATCATGGTGGTGACGCGCCGGTCTTCGATCAGCTGCAGGATCCGTCCGGCGTCGAACGTCCTTTCCAGAACCACTGTGGCTCCTGTCCACCAGGCCAGCAGCGGCTGGATGTTCCAGCCTCCTGCATGGAACTGCGGCAGCACGGCCAGCACGACGTCGTGGCTGCCGATCTCTGCTGTCCGGGAGAGGGAGAGATTGGTCCAGAAACAATTGGCGTGGCTGAGCACCACGGCTTTGGGGTCCGCCTGCGTGCCCGAGGTGAACACCATCAGCAGCGGATCGTCGTCGTCTGTCGTTCCGCCCGCAGGCCGTTCGCCGGGCGGAAGCAGGTGCAGCGGCGGAGGCGGGCCCGCTTCGATGCCGGTGCGTCCCAGCGGAGCAGCCGGCGGCGGCACCGGCAGACGGGAAGCGGCCGCCGCCGCGACGGAGGAGAACTCGTCCTCCACCAGCAGCAGGGCGGGGTCCGCCAGCTGCAGCTGCGCGGCAAGCTCTCGGGCGGACAGGCGCCAGGACAGAGGGACCAGGACCAGCCCCGCTTTGGCGCAGGCGAAGAACAGGACCACGTGGTCGGCGCTGTTCCCGGTTACTGTCGCGATCCGGTCCCCGTGCCGGTAGCCGGCGTCCTGGAACGCACCGGCCAGTGCCGCGGCACGGGTGTCCAGTTCCCGGTAGCTGAGCCGGACACCGCGGTCATCGATCGCGGTGCGGTCAGGTGTGGCCAGCGCACGGTCCGCCGTCCAGCGGCCAAGGGTATGCAGCCCGCTCATCCGGCTTCCTCCAGGATCTCCCGGGGCCGGGCAGCGTCTTTTTTGCGTCCCTTCAGCCGTGCGGCCGCTCCGGCCAGGCCGCCGGGCAGGAACAGGACCACCAGGATGAACAGCGTGCCGAGCAGGAACAGCGGCTCGCTGAGCGGGATGTGCAGGATCGGCGGGAGACCGGCAATTGCCTCCGAGTTTGCGAGCGCCGTCAGCCGCTGGTCCAGCATCGTATAGACGACGCCGCCCAGCACGGCACCCCACCGCGAACCCACACCGCCCAGGACCACCATGACCAGGAGCGTAATGGTGAAGTCCGAGGAGACGGCCCGCGGCACGGCACCGGATTGCAGGAGCAGGTAGGTCATGCCGACCACACCGGCCAGGGTCCCCGCCACGACGAAGATCAGCAGCTTGGCGAGGTACGGCTGCAGGCCCAGCACCCGTACCCGCATCTCGTTCTCCCGCACGGCGGCGGCGACGTGTCCTGCCCGGCTGCGCTGGATCCAGGCCGTCACGAGGAAAACGGTGACCAGTGCGGCCAGGGCCAGCCAATACAGGTTGCGTGTGTTGGCGACGCCCACCAGGAAATCCGGGACGTGCTCGGTGGCCAGGCTCAGCCCTTCCTCTCCCCCGGTGGCGCCGTCGGGATTCCTGCGGACCATTACCGAACCGGCCTGCGCGAAGGCGAGGGTGACCATGGCGAACGGGATGCCGGTGACCCGCAGGGCGACGGCGCCGGTGAGGTTCGCCAGCACAATGACAGCCACGAGCGTCAGCGCCATGGCCGGCAGCAGCGGCAGGCCGGTCCGGTCCAGGATGATGGCAAGACCGTAGACTCCTGCCCCGAAGTACAGCGCGTGGCCGAAGGAGAGCATGCCCGCCACTCCGAGGAGCAGGTGGTAGGTCAATGCTGCGGCGGCCATCAGCATGCACAGCGCCATCAGCTGGAGCGACCCCGGCGTATAGGTCGGACCGGGCAGCAGGCCCGGGACGGAAAGGTTGAACAGCGGCAGGACAGCCAGGACCACGACGCCGGCCGCACCGGCAGCCCAGGCCAGCGGACGCCGTCGGCCCTTCTGCGGTTCCGGCTTCGGCCGGTGTGCCCTGGTGTCCTCCCGGACCTGGGTTGCGCTCATGCGGTTACCGCCTTTCCCATCAGTCCGGAGGGTCTTGCCAGTAGTACGGCGGCGAGGAGGAGGACCACCACGAAGTCCCCCACTCCCCAGTAGAAGTTTGCGAACTGCTGCAGGATGCCCACCGCCACGGAGGCCAGCGCTGCTCCGGTGAGGGACCCGAGCCCGCCGATCACCGTCACGATGAAGGCGAAGATCAGCAGTGAACCGCCCAGCAACGGCGACACGTAGCCGAAGTAGTGGCTGGCGAGCACGCCTCCCATGCCTGCCGCGGCTCCGCCGATGGTGAAGACAAGCGTGAACGCGCGTCGGACATCGATGCCCAGTGCGGTCACCATGGACCGGTTTTCCACTCCCGCCCGGATGATCATGCCGTACCGGGTCTTCTTCAGGAACAGCAGGAGCCCGGCCAGGACCAGTCCGGCAGCGACAATGGCGACGAACCTGTCATTCGGAATCCGCGCACCGAGGAGCTCCGTGGTCTCTTTGAGCCAGGGCGGCCCGGTAATGAAGGACGGATCCGTTCCCCAGATTCCTTCGAACAGGGCTACGGAGGCGAGCGAGAGACCCACGGTGACCAGGACCTGTTCAATGTGCCGCTGGTACAGGGGACGGATCAGGATCCGTTCGGTGAGCGCGGCGAAGACGGCTCCGGTCACGGCTCCGACAGCCAGGCTGATGAGGAACACTCCCCAGCCGCCTGCGCCCAGCGCCTGCGCAGCCTGCCAGCCGAGGAAGGCACCGAGGGTGAGGAAGGACCCGTGGGCGAAGTTGAGCACGCCCATCAGCCCGTAGATCAGGGAAAGTCCCGAGGCGACGAGGAAGTACAGCGCGCCCAGGCCGAGGCCGGTGACGATGAGCAGGACAATGGTGCTCACGCTTCACGCACCTTTCCGGCCTCCGGGGCCTGTGCCGTGAGTTGGCCGGCCGTGTCGGAGGATCCTGCCGCGTCCCTGGCAGGTTCCGGAGCGCCGCCGGTGTGGACCCCCAGCAGCCGGTGGAAGAGCTCCGTGTCATCGAGGAACTCGCCTGCGTCCATGCCGGTCAGGGCGACTTTGCCGCCGCTGAGCACCGTGACGGTCGAGGCCAGCTGGCGTACGACGGTCAGGTTCTGTTCCACGAGCAGGATCGGAACGCTCCGGGCAGCCTCAGCCAAAGCCTCGCTCACTTCCTGCACGATCTTCGGCGCGAGTCCCTTGGTCGGTTCGTCCACGAGGAGCACCTTGTTGGTGTTCAGCAGCGCGCGGGCCAGGGACACCATCTGCTGCTGCCCGCCCGACAGGGTTCCGGCCATCTGGGCCGACCGTTTGACGAGGTCCGGGAAGAGGTCCTCCACGAGCTGCCGCTGCGGATGCCCGTCCCGTTCTGCCAGCTTCAAGTTTTCCGCGACCGTCAGGCGGGAAAACACCTCGCGGTCTTCCGGAACGTAACCCACTCCCCGCTGGATGATGCGGTGGGTGTGTTCGCCGTCGATCCGGGCGCCGTCGAGCTCCACCGTCCCGGTACGGGAAAGCAGGCCGATGATGGCCTTGATGGTGCTGGTCTTGCCGACTCCGTTGCGCCCCAGCAGGGCCGTGACGCCGGCCGCCGGCACTTCGAAGCTGACGTCCTCCACGACCTGCTGGCCGCCGATCGAAGCGGACAGGTTCGCCACCCGCAGGATGGGCACGGGAATGTGGTTCATCAGACGGGTTCTCCCAGGTAGGCGCTTTGGACCAGCGGATTCGCCATGACGGCTTCGGGGGTGTCGATGGCCAGGAGGCTGCCGTGATGCATGACCGCCACCCGGTCCACCAGGCCCAGGACCACCTCCATGTGGTGCTCGACCATCAGCACCGTCCGGCCGGAGTCGCGGTGCATCCTGCGGATCACCTCGGACAAGGCCGGAACGTCTCCGGACCCGACGCCGGCCATCGGCTCGTCGAGCAGGATCACTTCGGGATCAGCGGCCAGCAGCATGGCGATTTCAACCTTGCGTTTGTCCCCATGGGACAGCCCTCCCGCGGCGGTGCCCGCTTTGCCGGCGATTCCCGCCTCTTCGAGGTGCCTTTCAGCGATCCGGGTCGCCCCGTCACCCCGATGCGGGAAACGCAGCAGCGACAGGCTCCCGCCGAGACGTGCCTGCGCAGCCAGCCGGACGTTCTCCAGCACGCTCAGCTGCGGGAACAGGCTGGACGTCTGGAAAGTGCGGCCCAGCCCGGCTGCGGCACGGCGGTGCACGGCCAGCCGCCCGACGTCGTTGCCTGAGACTGCCACGGTGCCCTCGGTGGGTCGCAGCAGCCCGGAGATGACGTTGAAGAGGGTGGTTTTCCCAGCCCCGTTGGGGCCGATCACGCCTACCATCTCCCCTTGCGGAACGGTAAAGCTGATGTCTTCCAGGATCCGTGCGCCGCCGATCATCAGGCCGACGCCGGAAAGCTCGAGCGCGTTGGGGCTGTCCATACGGGCGGGCCTACTTCGCGGCTTCCGGCGGTGCCACCGCATCGGCCGCAACCGTGTCGACCAAGGTGGGAACCCAGGTTCCGCCCTCGTCCGCCAGCGTGACCTGGTACATGTCCTGCAGCAGTGCGTGGTCGGAGGCGCGGACTGTCGTTGTGCCCTTGGGCCCTTCGAAGGAGTAGCCCTCCAGCGCCGCGACCATGGCGTCGACGTCGTTGCCGCCCTCGCGGACTGCCTGGACGATCATCTGCCCGGCCACGAAACCGTCCGGGGTGAAGAGGTCGGCTTTCTTGCCGGCCGCCTCGACTGATTCGATCATGGCCTTCTCGACGTCGTTGCCGCCGGCACCCGGGAAGTAGTGGTTCAGGAAGGAGATCTTGGTTCCGGCTGCTCCATAGGCGCCGAAGGTCGCGGCGTCGCCGAGTCCGGTCACGATGGGCGCCGCTTCGAAGGCACCCTGCTGGTCCAGGGCCTGCCACATGGAACCGGAGGTCGCGCCGGCCCAGGCGACGAACGCCATGTCGGGGGCAGCATCGATGAGCTGGCGGGCAAAGGGCGTGAATTCGGTGGCGTCCTCGGGGACCAGCACGCTGCTCACTTCCGCTCCCTGTGCGCCCAGGACGGCCTCCACTGCTGCCAGGTTGCCCTGTCCGAAGGCGTTGTCCTGCGCGAAGACCACGACCTTCTTGCCTTCGAGGTCCGGCACGAAGGAACCCGCCGTCGCGACGTCCTGCAGGGACTGCCGGCCGGAGCGGAAGGTGTATTTGTTGATGCCCTGAATGGCGTCGGTGGCGGCCGGACCCGAGATGTACAGGACCTGGTTCTGTTCGGCCTGTTCGGCGAGTTTCAGGGCAATGCCGGAAACCACGGTGCCGGCAAGGATCTTGTAGTCCTGGCCGATCAGGTCTTTGGCGACCGTGACCGCCTTGTCCGGGTCGCCGCCGTCGTCGTGGTACGTAATGTTCAGTTCGGTGTCCCCGACCTTACCGGTGCCGTCTGTGGCGTAGTCGATGCCGGCCTGCAGGCCTTCGTAGTAGGCCTCGCCGTAGGCGGCGAGCGGCCCTGTCTTCGAATAGACGATCCCGACGTCAACGCTCGACGGCGCTTCGCCGCCCTCGGCGGGTGCGGTGCCGGAATCTGCGGCAGGGGCGCAGGCCGAGAGCGTCAGCCCTGCGGTGACGGCCGCTGCGAGGAGGAACTTCTTTGTTGCCTTCACGGTGGTGCCTTTCGGTGCGGTGACTGGCGTTGCCCGGCCCGTTGCGGGCCCTGCAAACCTGAAAGGCGATTCAGGTTACGGAAAATGTAGAACATGAATCACACTGCGTCAATGGCCGGCGGTGCTGCGTCAGCGCTGCGCGCCTGCGGATGAGGAGTTCCGGAACTCGTATACTTACAACTCGTGTCATCAATGGACCTCCGCTTACCGGACGCTCGCCCAGCGCCGGCCTCCGCGAGTACGCGTTCGGCTCCGTCGGGCCGGCCTGCACCTAACCGGGCCCATCGAAACGACATCCAGGGTTTACGAGCCCTGGCCGTCGGCCTGGTGGTTTGCTATCACATCTGGCCGAACGCGCTGCCCGGAGGTTTCATCGGCGTAGATGTCTTCTTCGTGATTTCGGGTTATTTGATCATCGGGTCACTGGCACGCGAGGCTGCCGGCGGGAAAATCCAACTGCTTCGGTTCTACAGCCGCCGTATCAAACGTTTGCTTCCAGCCGCAGGAGCCGTCCTCGTCGCGACCATGGCGGCGACAGTCCTGATACTTCCGCAGAGCCGCTGGCAGTCCGTTTCACGGGACGTCGCCGCTTCTGGCTTGAACATCCAGAACTGGAACCAGGCTTTCTTCAGCACCAGCTATGAAGGCGCAACCGCATCCGTTTCGCCGCTCCAGCACTTCTGGTCTCTGGCTGTTGAAGAGCAGTTCTACCTCGTGGCGCCTGTCATCCTGCTCTCCTGCGCCTGGCTTGCACGAAAAAGGCTGCGCGGTGGTGCCCGCACATTCAAACTGCTGGCACTGGGCGTGTTAGGCAGCTTGACTCTGGCCTCCTTCACCCATTCAGTCCTCTTCTCCGCGGCCAGTCCGGACTTGGCCTACTTCTTCACCACCACCCGAGTGTGGGAGCTGACCCTCGGGGGCATGGTGGCGCTGGCCGCCCGACCCGCCGGAGTCCGCCCGGCACTGTCCGCGCTGCTGGGCTGGTTTGGCCTCCTCCTGGTTCTGGGATCGGCAGCGGCATTTTCGACGGCAATGCCCTTTCCCGGATGGATCGCCCTTTTTCCGGTGACCGGGGCCATCTTTCTGCTGCTTTCGGGAGCGTCCGCCCAACCGCGCCGCGGCTTATCCCCGGCCTGGTGGCAGTCCTTGGGCCCGATGAGGTATCTGGGCGACATCTCGTATTCGCTCTACCTGTGGCATTGGCCGGTCATCGTTTTTTCCGTTTTTCTGCTGGGTCCTAACCCTGGCTGGCTGCACGGCAGCGCCGTCATCGCTGCCAGCATCGCCTTGGCTGCTGTCTCTACGCGTTATATCGAGCAGCCAGTGCGCAATTTCGAGCCGGGCCGCAGCCGTTCACACGGCAGGCGCCGCGCCGTGACACCCGGTTACGGCCGGATTTTTGCGTTGGGCGCGCTCCTCACACTTCTGCCAATTGGCTTGGCAGCCGTCCCTTATCAGGCCATGGAGTTGAAGGAACGTTCGCTGACTGCGGAGCTCGACCTTGATACCTATCCGGGTGCCATGGCACTGCATGGTTTCGGGCCCAGGGACTTCCCGGATATGCCGGTTCGGCCGGACCCCGCTATTGCCGCAGCCGATCAGCCCGATGCACCCGAGGAGTGCCGCAACAGCTACGACCCCGCCAAGGTGGATTATCAGGATTGTGTTTTTGGAGATGGGGCAGCAGAACGCAGCATCGTCCTCGTCGGGGACTCGCACTCGGCCCAGTACCTGGATTCACTGAGCATTGTTGCGCGCGAAAGCGGCTACCGCCTGTATGTGCTCAGCAGGAATGGCTGTCCTTTCAGCATCCACCCGCTGCAGTCAGACACCTTCACCTACACCAACTGCTCCGCACAGAACGAACAAACGGTCCAGGACATACTGGCGATCCAGCCGGCGCTGGTAGTCACGGCCGCCCTGAGCCCCGCGGGATACGAAGACGCACTGGGCTGGCGCTGGAGCGATGAGTCCGCCGCAATCGATGGATTCAGGGGAACCCTGCTGCCCCTGCAGGAGGCCGGCATCCGCATAGCGGTCATCAGTGACCTTCCCTATCCGCCCTTCAGCGTGCCGGAATGCGTAGCTGCGAAGTCGGAGGATTCCTGCACGTTCCCGGCCGAACATACGCCAAGTCCCCTTGCCGCAGCGGCCGAGTCAGTGGATGGCGCTATCTCCGTGGACCTCCGGGATTATCTCTGCCCGGACGGGGTCTGCCGGAGCGTGATCGGGAACGTACTGGTGTACCGCGACAACCATGTGACGGGAACCTTCGCCAAGACGCTGACCATTCCCCTGCGTCAGGCGCTGGGGATCTAGGACGGAGCGTTAGTTGCGCGCTGAAACGCTCCCATTGGCGCGCCAGCGGATACCGGCGTCGATGAAGTCGTCAATCTCCCCGTCGAACACTGCGGAGGTATTGCCGACTTCGTGTTCGGTGCGCAGATCCTTGACCATTTGGTACGGATTCAGCACGTAGGAACGCATCTGGTCGCCCCAGGATGCCTTCACATCGCCGGCAAAGGCCTTCTTTTCGGCGTCTTCCTGTTCCTTCTTCAGCAGCAGCAGGCGCGATTGGAGCACCCGCATGGCAGCGGCGCGGTTCTGCAGCTGCGATTTCTCATTCTGCATCGACACCACGGTCCCGGTCGGGATGTGGGTCAGGCGCACGGCCGAATCTGTGGTGTTCACAGACTGGCCGCCCGGGCCCGAGGAACGGAACACGTCCACGCGGATCTCATTGTCCGGAATATCGATGTGGTCCGTCGCCTCGATAAGCGGGATGACCTCGACGGCGGCAAAGGACGTTTGGCGCCGTCCCTGATTGTCGAAGGGGCTGATGCGGACCAGCCGGTGGGTACCGGCTTCCACCACGAGCGTGCCGAAGGCGTAGGGAGCCTTGACTTCGAAGGTCGCCGATTTGAGGCCGGCCTCTTCGGCGTAGGAGGTGTCGAGCACCTGGGTCGGGTAGCCATGGCGCTCGGCCCATCGCAGGTACATCCGCAGCAGCATGTCGGCGAAGTCCGCCGCGTCCACCCCGCCGGCGCCGGCCCGGATGGTCACTACCGCTTCGCGTTCGTCGTATTCGCCGGAAAGCAGTGTCACCACTTCGAGCTCTGAGAGGGCCTTGCGCAGCGATTCCAGTTCCAGGACCGCCTCGGCCTTGCTGTCGGCGTCGGCTTCATCCTGGGC harbors:
- the prfB gene encoding peptide chain release factor 2, translating into MAEIDFPAEIRALRSTFASIEDVSDVAAMKEDIAELSEMAGEPNLWDDPDAAQKITSKLSHRQSALERLQRLEARIDDLEVLVELAQDEADADSKAEAVLELESLRKALSELEVVTLLSGEYDEREAVVTIRAGAGGVDAADFADMLLRMYLRWAERHGYPTQVLDTSYAEEAGLKSATFEVKAPYAFGTLVVEAGTHRLVRISPFDNQGRRQTSFAAVEVIPLIEATDHIDIPDNEIRVDVFRSSGPGGQSVNTTDSAVRLTHIPTGTVVSMQNEKSQLQNRAAAMRVLQSRLLLLKKEQEDAEKKAFAGDVKASWGDQMRSYVLNPYQMVKDLRTEHEVGNTSAVFDGEIDDFIDAGIRWRANGSVSARN